Proteins from a single region of Dysosmobacter acutus:
- a CDS encoding rhomboid family intramembrane serine protease encodes MRKLYDAVDRFCATHPRFGIPNLMMTIVIGNAIIYLLARLSNYGAISFLSFDLYHLLHGELWRLLTFLFVPNTFDLFSLAISLYFYYFVGSVLEREWGTAKFTLYYLSGAVLTLLATVAASLISGNWYLTLSGTYYVNMSMFFAFAMLYPDMQVLLFFIIPLKVKWLAWANAALFAVDILRSLIWFNLSGILFPLIALFNFFVFFAPDFFHFAERKRYQHSRQSSSFRKTMHKEEPTKRSYRHKCAVCGRTDADHPELQFRYCSRCTGYHCYCQDHIFNHVHFTDDQP; translated from the coding sequence TTGAGAAAACTGTATGACGCGGTGGACCGGTTCTGCGCCACCCACCCGCGCTTCGGCATCCCCAACCTGATGATGACCATTGTCATCGGCAACGCCATCATCTATCTGCTGGCCCGGCTGAGCAATTACGGCGCCATCTCCTTTTTGAGCTTTGATCTGTACCACCTGCTCCACGGTGAACTCTGGCGGCTGCTGACGTTCCTCTTTGTCCCCAATACCTTCGATCTCTTCTCCCTGGCCATCTCGCTCTATTTTTACTATTTCGTGGGCAGTGTGCTGGAGCGGGAGTGGGGTACGGCCAAATTCACGCTCTACTACCTCAGCGGCGCGGTGCTGACGCTCCTGGCCACAGTGGCCGCCTCGCTGATCAGCGGCAACTGGTATCTGACGCTGTCCGGCACCTACTATGTGAACATGTCCATGTTCTTTGCCTTTGCCATGCTCTACCCCGACATGCAGGTACTGCTGTTTTTCATCATCCCGCTGAAGGTCAAGTGGCTGGCATGGGCCAACGCGGCGCTCTTCGCGGTGGACATCCTGCGCTCTCTTATATGGTTCAACCTCAGCGGTATCCTCTTCCCCCTCATTGCGCTCTTTAACTTCTTTGTCTTTTTCGCACCGGACTTCTTCCACTTTGCCGAGCGCAAGCGCTACCAGCACAGCCGGCAGAGCAGCAGCTTCCGAAAGACGATGCACAAAGAGGAACCCACAAAGCGCTCCTACCGCCACAAATGCGCCGTCTGCGGCCGCACCGACGCGGATCATCCGGAGCTCCAGTTCCGCTACTGCTCCCGCTGCACCGGCTACCACTGCTACTGTCAGGATCACATCTTCAACCATGTGCACTTCACCGACGATCAGCCCTGA